Proteins co-encoded in one Papaver somniferum cultivar HN1 chromosome 5, ASM357369v1, whole genome shotgun sequence genomic window:
- the LOC113282048 gene encoding 40S ribosomal protein S19-like, with the protein MEAARTVKDVSPHDFVKHYSAHLKRSGKMELPHWTDIVKTAKFKELAPYDADWYYIRAASMARKIYLRQGLGVGGFKKIYGGRKRNGSRPPHFCKSSGSIGRHILQQLQAMNIVEVDPKGGRIITSSGRRDLDQVAGRIVVAAQV; encoded by the exons ATGGAGGCTGCTAGAACTGTGAAGGATGTTTCCCCACATGACTTCGTCAAGCATTATTCAGCTCATCTTAAGCGATCTGGAAAG ATGGAGCTTCCCCATTGGACTGACATTGTCAAGACTGCAAAATTCAAGGAGCTTGCTCCATATGATGCAGACTGGTACTACATCAGAGCTG CTTCTATGGCCAGGAAGATCTACTTGAGGCAAGGACTTGGAGTTGGTGGTTTCAAGAAAATCTATGGTGGGCGCAAGAGGAATGGAAGTCGTCCACCCCATTTCTGCAAGAGCAGTGGTTCAATTGGTCGTCATATTCTGCAACAACTACAGGCCATGAACATCGTTGAAGTTGACCCAAAAGG AGGGAGGATTATCACATCCAGTGGCCGAAGGGAtcttgatcaagttgcaggacgCATTGTAGTTGCTGCCCAAGTTTAA